In Saccharothrix syringae, the following are encoded in one genomic region:
- a CDS encoding Rv2175c family DNA-binding protein: MSAIPAAADVLAPDLEVLNLPEVAERLGLPINRVHQLLRDGQLLAERRNGVLVVPAQFLAAGGVVKGLPGTITVLRDSGYSTEEILRWLFTEDDTLPGTPIEALRGDRGREVKRRAQALGF; encoded by the coding sequence GTGAGTGCGATTCCTGCCGCTGCCGACGTGCTGGCTCCCGACCTGGAGGTCCTGAACCTGCCGGAGGTCGCCGAGCGCCTCGGCCTGCCGATCAACCGAGTCCACCAGCTGCTGCGCGACGGCCAACTGCTCGCCGAGCGCCGCAACGGTGTGCTCGTCGTCCCCGCCCAGTTCCTCGCCGCCGGAGGCGTGGTCAAGGGACTGCCTGGCACCATCACGGTGCTGCGCGATTCCGGCTACTCGACCGAAGAGATCCTGCGGTGGCTGTTCACCGAGGACGACACGCTGCCGGGCACGCCGATCGAGGCGTTGCGCGGCGACCGCGGTCGCGAGGTCAAGCGGCGGGCGCAGGCCCTGGGCTTCTGA
- a CDS encoding Stk1 family PASTA domain-containing Ser/Thr kinase codes for MERSATNVIGGLLEQRYRVGTLVARGGMSTVYRGVDTRLEREVAIKVMDPRFSADPQFVARFEREARAAAKLHHPGVVQVHDQGVDEDRVFLVMELVEGGTLRDLLNERGRLDVPLALTVLEKVLAPLAAAHRAELVHRDVKPENVLIGRGGVVKVADFGLVRAVSTAGVTSDSVILGTVAYLSPEQVTTGNTDARSDVYSAGVLLYEVLTGAPPYVGDNAISVAYRHVNDEVPPVPDVPAEVAELVRRATRREPFLRPADAESFLSEVEAVRAKLGLVPADVPVPVAPPAEVPPAEQAPGGEPPTRRVPTGEPGVAGGEPPTRRVPTGEPLTQRVVLGAPGAGPVPPPGPAEQTVRVLPVGVGAPVAFADPTVPVHRPNPLVPPPAGPQGTRAIPRAALVPPAEAPLTAPRPRPRPRRPARRKKTPEQLYEEMRARGKRQFITWLSVVVVAAVLIGVATWWFSVGQVTRVPELVGKDEATAFELVEAASLKRTRTPQQSDTVPAGQVISVDPPGGTELTRGDLVRIVVSTGKPVVPVVNAGVEVAVAEREIASVGLQSKVDPAREEFSDRVPKGKVVKLDPAGGTPVPIGSTVTIVLSKGAQPRPVPSVTGKSKDEAFGELERAGFEPVEGPEEFSEAVDRGKVVRTDPAAGSNAPSNDRRVTVFLSNAVTVPQVEGKRVQEAKEELERLGLKVDVQFNNRDRARVVNQSVRAGQRVPKDTRITLVGI; via the coding sequence GTGGAAAGGTCGGCGACGAACGTGATCGGCGGGCTGCTCGAACAACGCTACCGGGTCGGCACCCTGGTGGCGCGCGGCGGCATGTCCACCGTCTACCGGGGCGTGGACACGCGCCTGGAGCGGGAAGTGGCCATCAAGGTCATGGACCCCAGGTTCTCCGCGGACCCGCAGTTCGTCGCGCGGTTCGAGCGCGAGGCGCGGGCCGCGGCCAAGCTGCACCACCCCGGCGTGGTGCAGGTGCACGACCAGGGCGTCGACGAGGACCGGGTCTTCCTGGTGATGGAGCTGGTCGAGGGCGGCACCCTGCGCGACCTGCTCAACGAGCGCGGCAGGCTGGACGTGCCGCTCGCGCTGACGGTCCTGGAGAAGGTGCTCGCGCCGCTGGCCGCCGCGCACCGGGCGGAGCTGGTGCACCGGGACGTGAAGCCGGAGAACGTGCTGATCGGGCGCGGCGGCGTGGTGAAGGTCGCCGACTTCGGCCTGGTCCGGGCGGTGTCCACGGCGGGGGTCACCAGCGACTCGGTGATCCTGGGCACGGTCGCCTACCTCTCACCCGAACAGGTGACCACGGGCAACACCGACGCCCGCAGCGACGTGTACTCGGCGGGCGTGCTGCTCTACGAGGTCCTGACCGGCGCGCCGCCCTACGTGGGCGACAACGCCATCTCGGTGGCCTACCGGCACGTCAACGACGAGGTGCCGCCGGTGCCGGACGTGCCGGCCGAGGTCGCGGAGCTGGTGCGCCGGGCCACCCGCCGCGAGCCGTTCCTGCGGCCCGCGGACGCCGAGTCGTTCCTGTCCGAGGTGGAGGCGGTCCGGGCGAAGCTCGGGCTGGTGCCCGCGGACGTGCCGGTGCCCGTCGCGCCGCCCGCCGAGGTCCCGCCCGCCGAGCAGGCGCCCGGTGGCGAGCCGCCGACCCGGCGCGTGCCGACGGGGGAACCCGGGGTCGCCGGCGGCGAGCCGCCGACCCGGCGGGTGCCGACGGGCGAGCCGCTCACCCAGCGGGTGGTCCTCGGCGCGCCGGGCGCCGGGCCGGTGCCGCCGCCGGGCCCGGCCGAGCAGACCGTGCGGGTCCTGCCCGTCGGCGTGGGCGCGCCCGTGGCCTTCGCCGACCCGACCGTGCCGGTGCACCGCCCGAACCCGCTGGTGCCGCCCCCGGCGGGCCCGCAGGGCACCCGGGCGATCCCCCGGGCCGCGCTCGTGCCGCCGGCCGAGGCGCCGCTCACCGCGCCGAGGCCCCGCCCGCGCCCCCGGCGCCCGGCGCGGCGGAAGAAGACGCCCGAGCAGCTGTACGAGGAGATGCGGGCGCGCGGCAAGCGCCAGTTCATCACCTGGCTCAGCGTGGTGGTCGTGGCCGCGGTGCTGATCGGCGTGGCCACCTGGTGGTTCTCCGTCGGCCAGGTCACCAGGGTGCCCGAGCTGGTCGGCAAGGACGAGGCCACCGCCTTCGAGCTGGTCGAGGCGGCCTCGCTGAAGCGGACCAGGACCCCGCAGCAGAGCGACACGGTGCCCGCGGGCCAGGTGATCAGCGTCGACCCGCCGGGCGGCACCGAGCTCACCCGCGGCGACCTGGTGCGGATCGTGGTGTCCACCGGCAAGCCGGTGGTACCGGTGGTCAACGCCGGGGTCGAGGTCGCGGTGGCCGAGCGGGAGATCGCGTCGGTGGGGCTCCAGTCGAAGGTCGACCCGGCCAGGGAGGAGTTCAGCGACCGCGTGCCCAAGGGCAAGGTGGTCAAGCTCGACCCGGCGGGCGGCACGCCGGTGCCGATCGGCTCGACCGTGACGATCGTGCTCAGCAAGGGCGCCCAGCCCCGGCCCGTGCCCAGCGTCACCGGCAAGTCCAAGGACGAGGCGTTCGGCGAGCTGGAGCGCGCCGGGTTCGAGCCCGTCGAGGGACCGGAGGAGTTCTCCGAGGCGGTGGACCGCGGCAAGGTCGTGCGCACCGACCCGGCGGCGGGCTCGAACGCGCCCTCCAACGACCGGCGGGTGACGGTGTTCCTGTCGAACGCGGTGACCGTGCCGCAGGTCGAGGGCAAGCGGGTCCAGGAGGCCAAGGAGGAGCTGGAGAGGCTCGGGCTGAAGGTGGACGTGCAGTTCAACAACCGGGACCGGGCGCGGGTGGTCAACCAGTCCGTGCGCGCGGGCCAGCGCGTGCCCAAGGACACCCGGATCACGCTGGTCGGCATCTGA